The following are encoded in a window of Thermoanaerobacter ethanolicus JW 200 genomic DNA:
- a CDS encoding PTS-dependent dihydroxyacetone kinase phosphotransferase subunit DhaM: MAVFIIVSHSKKVAEGVVEIAEQMNNKQSKLIPISGTEDERIGTNPLKIKKVIEEFMMVTISLFLQI, from the coding sequence ATGGCAGTCTTTATAATAGTATCACATAGCAAAAAGGTTGCTGAGGGTGTTGTAGAGATAGCTGAACAAATGAATAATAAACAATCCAAGTTAATACCAATTAGTGGTACGGAAGATGAGCGTATAGGAACTAATCCTTTAAAAATAAAAAAGGTAATAGAGGAATTTATGATGGTGACAATATCTTTATTTTTGCAGATATAG
- the xylB gene encoding xylulokinase, whose amino-acid sequence MAYVLGIDVGTSACKTIIVNETGEIVAKATKEYDFIVPRPGWTESDPEVWWDATVDTIKKALEKAAIKPEEIAAIGLSGQMHTLVPLDKNRKVIRNAIMWNDNRVGKQCDEVHNKVGGEDKLIDYVANTALPGYTIGKILWIKEVEPENYEKIDKFVIAKDYIRYKLTGKIATDVSDASGTCLYDVEKNKWSDDLINLLEIKKSIFPDVVESPEISGHLTSEAASILGLKEGTPVVGGAGDVLAQAVGTGATEEGIAMLIIGTAGIASVALSKFGRNPGGSLQLFRGGVPGEWNIFGCTLAAGGSFKWFRDSFGLEEKIIANLSGEDAYNILVNEAMQVEVGANGLLFTPYIVGERCPYTDPNARGVFVGINVMHDKRAFVRAVLEGIVFSLKDALKLIETLGVPLTQVRVSGGGAINPKWRQIQADILGTEVVTVSYSGEGGSYGAAILAGVGAGFWPSVKEAARKLLKIETRTVPIAENKSKYEKVYDIYREIYYALKKVNDKISEL is encoded by the coding sequence ATGGCATATGTGTTGGGAATTGATGTTGGTACTTCTGCATGTAAAACGATAATTGTTAACGAAACAGGTGAAATTGTAGCTAAAGCAACAAAAGAATATGATTTTATTGTTCCAAGACCCGGCTGGACAGAAAGTGACCCTGAAGTGTGGTGGGATGCAACTGTTGACACAATAAAGAAGGCTTTAGAAAAAGCTGCAATCAAACCTGAAGAAATAGCAGCGATTGGATTGAGCGGTCAAATGCATACTCTAGTACCACTTGATAAAAATAGAAAAGTCATAAGAAATGCTATAATGTGGAATGACAATCGTGTTGGAAAACAATGTGATGAGGTTCATAACAAAGTTGGAGGAGAAGATAAGTTAATAGACTATGTTGCAAATACTGCTTTACCTGGATATACTATTGGGAAAATTTTGTGGATTAAAGAAGTAGAACCAGAAAATTATGAAAAAATAGATAAATTTGTAATAGCTAAAGATTATATTAGATATAAATTAACAGGAAAAATTGCTACGGATGTTTCTGATGCAAGTGGTACCTGCTTATATGATGTTGAGAAAAATAAATGGTCAGATGATTTAATAAATTTGCTTGAAATAAAGAAGAGCATTTTCCCAGATGTAGTAGAAAGTCCAGAAATAAGTGGACATTTAACTTCTGAAGCAGCTTCAATATTAGGCTTAAAAGAAGGTACCCCAGTAGTAGGCGGAGCTGGAGATGTATTAGCTCAGGCAGTAGGAACTGGAGCAACTGAAGAAGGAATAGCGATGCTTATAATTGGTACAGCAGGAATTGCTTCCGTTGCTCTTTCAAAATTTGGACGCAATCCAGGAGGTTCCTTACAACTTTTTAGAGGTGGAGTACCAGGAGAATGGAATATTTTCGGATGTACCCTTGCGGCTGGCGGGTCTTTCAAATGGTTTAGAGATTCATTTGGTCTCGAAGAAAAAATTATTGCAAATCTGAGCGGAGAAGATGCATATAACATTTTAGTGAATGAAGCTATGCAAGTTGAGGTAGGGGCTAATGGATTATTGTTTACTCCATATATAGTAGGTGAAAGATGCCCTTACACTGATCCAAATGCAAGAGGTGTTTTTGTTGGAATAAATGTTATGCATGATAAAAGAGCGTTTGTAAGAGCTGTGTTAGAAGGCATTGTTTTCAGCTTGAAGGATGCATTAAAATTAATTGAAACATTAGGTGTTCCCCTCACACAGGTTAGAGTAAGTGGAGGAGGAGCTATAAATCCTAAATGGAGACAAATCCAAGCAGATATATTAGGTACAGAAGTTGTTACAGTGAGTTACAGTGGCGAAGGGGGATCATATGGTGCGGCTATACTTGCAGGGGTAGGAGCGGGTTTCTGGCCATCAGTTAAAGAAGCAGCAAGAAAACTTCTAAAAATAGAAACTAGAACTGTGCCAATTGCTGAAAATAAGAGCAAATATGAAAAAGTTTACGATATATATAGGGAAATATATTATGCATTAAAGAAAGTTAATGATAAAATAAGCGAACTGTGA
- a CDS encoding Lin0368 family putative glycerol transporter subunit — protein MWTWQHVVTTIFGGILFPLAIGLMWGKLAEEWKSIGGLLAGFFIVGTVWLVNHGIGLIFEPQMSGHLPGPWSDQALTAFWGAFVADLFDRKKINWAAILAGILGGLLGGLLLYATV, from the coding sequence ATGTGGACATGGCAACATGTAGTAACTACTATATTTGGCGGCATTTTATTTCCACTGGCAATAGGATTAATGTGGGGAAAACTTGCTGAGGAATGGAAAAGCATTGGAGGCTTACTTGCAGGATTTTTTATAGTGGGTACGGTGTGGTTAGTTAATCATGGAATAGGGCTGATTTTTGAGCCACAAATGAGTGGCCATCTTCCAGGACCATGGAGTGACCAAGCATTGACGGCATTTTGGGGTGCTTTTGTAGCTGATTTGTTTGATCGCAAAAAAATAAATTGGGCAGCAATTTTGGCAGGAATTTTAGGAGGTTTATTGGGTGGATTATTGTTGTATGCAACAGTTTAA
- a CDS encoding Lin0368 family putative glycerol transporter subunit: MKLSRILIGAITGAFAGYGVFTIWPSALAHWHWLGGWLAAGLIITTAWWLNHYANAFPNDPDGAWIDMAFAIWLSSLLGGNIQLKTNGELVRASYGLYHGISIGPALVTIVLELIGATIAGYLLHLFRRSDA, translated from the coding sequence ATGAAGCTGTCGAGAATTTTGATAGGAGCAATTACAGGTGCTTTTGCTGGATACGGTGTATTCACAATATGGCCTTCAGCATTAGCTCATTGGCATTGGCTTGGTGGATGGCTTGCAGCAGGACTTATAATAACCACAGCATGGTGGTTAAACCACTATGCAAATGCATTTCCAAATGATCCAGATGGTGCATGGATAGATATGGCATTTGCCATATGGCTTTCATCTTTGCTGGGGGGTAATATACAACTAAAAACAAATGGCGAACTGGTAAGAGCTTCTTATGGCTTATATCATGGAATAAGTATTGGACCAGCTTTAGTGACCATTGTTCTCGAATTAATAGGAGCTACAATAGCTGGCTACTTATTACATCTATTCAGAAGGAGTGATGCATAA
- a CDS encoding aldehyde dehydrogenase family protein translates to MVQHYKMLIGGKWVDAKKGGIIEVVNPATEEVFASVPAATKEDVEEAILKAHEAFLKWKKENPFQRSKILRKASEIVLQRSEKIARTMTEELGKPVKEAKGEVEKGAEILRYYAEEGERIYGRVIANEEKDTESIVVYEPIGVAAAITPWNYPIELLAWKIGGALASGCTIVAKLPSETPLSPLKFVECLVDAGVPEGVLNVITGSGGTVGPALIENPLVKRVAFTGSTETGKEILKMSASSGIKKVTLELGGSLPMIVFKDANLDAAVTGAVRRSFRNAGQICIAVNRIYVEREIYETFLEKFAEKTKKLVVGNSLIDENVDMGPMCTKAGVEKVERHVNDAVAKGAKIVCGGKRPSGPKFEKGFFYEPTIVRDVNHDMLIMREETFGPAVGVMPFNNIDEAIQLANDTNYGLAAIVYTNNMNIAKRCAQEIQAGNVAINNVDAGVINAPYGGWKDSGLGAEHGPEGLHEYLIQKHVRIHYFI, encoded by the coding sequence ATGGTACAGCACTATAAAATGCTAATAGGTGGAAAATGGGTAGATGCAAAAAAGGGCGGAATAATAGAAGTGGTAAATCCTGCCACAGAAGAGGTGTTTGCGTCTGTTCCAGCAGCTACTAAAGAAGATGTCGAAGAAGCAATTTTAAAAGCGCATGAGGCTTTCCTAAAATGGAAAAAGGAAAATCCATTTCAACGGAGTAAAATTCTTCGAAAAGCTTCTGAAATAGTGCTTCAACGTTCTGAAAAAATTGCTAGAACTATGACAGAAGAATTGGGTAAGCCAGTAAAAGAAGCCAAGGGAGAAGTAGAAAAAGGAGCAGAAATTCTTAGATATTATGCAGAAGAAGGTGAAAGAATTTATGGACGTGTAATAGCAAATGAAGAAAAGGATACAGAAAGTATAGTTGTATACGAACCTATTGGAGTTGCTGCAGCTATTACTCCATGGAATTATCCAATTGAACTGCTGGCATGGAAAATAGGAGGTGCGTTGGCATCTGGCTGTACGATAGTAGCTAAATTGCCAAGTGAAACTCCTCTTTCTCCTTTAAAATTTGTTGAATGTTTAGTGGATGCAGGAGTACCAGAAGGGGTTTTAAATGTAATAACAGGTTCTGGAGGAACTGTAGGGCCTGCATTAATAGAAAATCCATTGGTTAAGCGTGTTGCCTTTACCGGTTCTACAGAAACAGGAAAAGAAATTTTAAAAATGAGTGCTTCTTCAGGTATAAAGAAAGTAACTCTTGAACTTGGTGGCAGTTTACCAATGATTGTTTTTAAAGATGCTAATTTAGATGCTGCTGTTACGGGGGCTGTCAGGCGTAGTTTTAGGAATGCTGGCCAGATTTGCATTGCGGTAAACAGAATATATGTAGAAAGAGAAATATATGAGACTTTTCTTGAAAAATTTGCTGAAAAGACAAAAAAACTGGTCGTCGGGAATAGTCTCATAGACGAAAATGTAGATATGGGGCCTATGTGTACAAAAGCAGGCGTCGAAAAAGTTGAACGTCATGTAAACGATGCTGTAGCTAAAGGTGCTAAAATAGTGTGCGGAGGTAAAAGACCGTCAGGCCCAAAATTTGAAAAAGGATTTTTCTATGAACCAACTATTGTTCGTGATGTTAACCATGATATGCTGATAATGCGCGAAGAGACATTTGGTCCGGCGGTTGGAGTTATGCCATTTAATAACATAGATGAAGCAATACAATTAGCAAATGATACTAATTATGGTTTAGCAGCAATAGTATATACAAATAATATGAACATAGCTAAACGTTGTGCACAAGAGATTCAGGCAGGTAATGTTGCTATTAATAATGTAGATGCGGGAGTAATTAATGCTCCATATGGTGGATGGAAGGATAGTGGTTTAGGAGCAGAGCATGGTCCTGAGGGCTTGCATGAGTATTTAATCCAAAAACATGTAAGGATACATTACTTCATTTAA
- a CDS encoding dimethylsulfonioproprionate lyase family protein — MKYVVNVNSKEPDVDATRSLRAWVKNREKPTLRDTYWLVDPENSPSRRLKMGYTIIYPTGTTTGHAHDEEEVYFVVQGEGVMVVGNDEFPIKPGDALYVPPREFHTTRQVGNIPLVVVWVTGKVNEEEI, encoded by the coding sequence ATGAAATATGTAGTAAATGTTAATTCTAAGGAACCGGATGTAGATGCAACGAGGTCATTAAGGGCATGGGTGAAGAACAGGGAGAAGCCAACGCTAAGAGATACTTACTGGTTGGTTGATCCAGAGAATTCGCCTTCTAGGCGTTTAAAGATGGGGTATACGATAATATATCCCACAGGGACTACAACAGGTCATGCACATGATGAGGAAGAAGTATACTTTGTAGTACAAGGCGAAGGAGTGATGGTTGTAGGGAATGACGAATTTCCAATAAAGCCAGGGGATGCATTATATGTTCCGCCAAGAGAATTTCACACTACTCGACAGGTAGGCAATATTCCGCTAGTTGTTGTATGGGTAACTGGTAAAGTGAATGAGGAGGAGATATAG
- a CDS encoding dimethylsulfonioproprionate lyase family protein has translation MKYVVNVNSKEPDVDATRSLRAWVKNREKPTLRDTYWLVDPENSPSRRLKMGYTIIYPTGTTTGHAHDEEEVYFVVQGEGVMVVGNDEFPIKPGDALYVPPREFHTTRQVGNIPLVVVWVTGKLDENEI, from the coding sequence ATGAAATATGTAGTAAATGTTAATTCTAAGGAACCGGATGTAGATGCAACGAGGTCATTAAGGGCATGGGTAAAGAACAGGGAGAAGCCAACGCTAAGAGATACTTACTGGTTGGTTGATCCAGAGAATTCGCCTTCTAGGCGTTTAAAGATGGGGTATACGATAATATATCCCACAGGGACTACAACAGGTCATGCACATGATGAGGAAGAAGTATACTTTGTAGTACAAGGCGAAGGAGTGATGGTTGTAGGGAATGACGAATTTCCAATAAAGCCAGGGGATGCATTATATGTTCCACCAAGAGAATTTCACACTACTCGACAGGTAGGCAATATTCCACTAGTTGTTGTATGGGTGACTGGTAAACTAGATGAGAATGAAATATAG
- a CDS encoding hydroxyacid dehydrogenase has product MKKVLLSEEIHPEGRKLLEGKFEIVTAPDTSQQTLISMVKDVDAIILRTRSKITREVIENAPHLKIISRTGAGVDNIDVNAATEKGILVCNLPAVNNLSVAEHTIAMILNLAKQLSLMDKAVRSGNWGARNSNISVEIEGKVLGIVGMGNIGSLVAKKCHDGLGMKIVAYDPYVKEKFRGYDYKFVDTLEELFKESDFVTLHCPDIPETRGMITRELIYSMKHTAYLINTARGTVIDEQALIEALKEKRIAGAGLDVFQQEPPSSDNELLRLENVILSPHSAALTKEATVRMAVEAVQAVIDYFEGRQPKYIYNYKCLKENGYI; this is encoded by the coding sequence ATGAAAAAAGTGTTGCTTTCAGAGGAGATACATCCAGAGGGAAGAAAGTTATTAGAGGGAAAATTTGAAATTGTTACAGCACCTGATACAAGTCAACAAACGCTTATATCTATGGTAAAAGATGTAGATGCTATTATTTTAAGAACTAGATCAAAGATTACAAGGGAAGTAATCGAGAATGCTCCACATTTAAAGATAATATCGAGGACAGGGGCAGGAGTTGATAATATAGATGTAAATGCAGCAACAGAAAAAGGTATCTTGGTTTGTAATTTGCCAGCAGTAAATAATTTATCTGTAGCAGAACACACAATAGCAATGATACTAAATTTAGCAAAACAGTTAAGTTTAATGGATAAAGCTGTTCGCAGTGGCAATTGGGGAGCGAGGAACTCTAATATTTCAGTGGAGATAGAAGGGAAAGTACTTGGAATTGTTGGAATGGGGAATATAGGAAGTTTAGTTGCAAAAAAGTGCCATGATGGATTGGGAATGAAAATAGTTGCTTATGATCCATATGTAAAAGAAAAGTTTAGGGGTTATGATTATAAATTTGTTGACACGCTTGAGGAACTATTTAAAGAATCAGATTTTGTAACGTTGCATTGTCCTGATATACCTGAGACAAGAGGAATGATAACGAGAGAGCTTATATATTCTATGAAGCATACAGCTTATTTAATAAATACGGCAAGAGGAACAGTAATAGACGAACAAGCTTTGATTGAGGCTTTAAAAGAAAAAAGGATCGCAGGAGCAGGTCTTGATGTGTTTCAGCAAGAGCCACCATCAAGCGATAATGAATTATTAAGACTTGAGAATGTAATACTATCGCCTCATTCAGCAGCTCTAACAAAAGAAGCGACTGTACGTATGGCAGTAGAAGCTGTCCAAGCCGTTATTGATTATTTTGAAGGCCGTCAACCAAAATATATTTATAATTACAAATGCTTAAAAGAAAATGGATATATATAA
- a CDS encoding dihydrodipicolinate synthase family protein, with amino-acid sequence MSIREKLTGVFAPLVTPFVNQEIDYEKLKENIQKLNSSKLKGYLCLGSNGEFRSLTDEEAIKVIKTVAKSKSKDKTLLAGTGRESAWATIEFTKKVADFGVDFASVLTPHYFASKMTDEALIKFYTEVADKSPIPITIYCIPRSANGVLISPRAISVLAQHPNIVGIKDSSKEDIGNYVNAVPKGAEFYVLSGSINKFLDGLKKGAIGGVLSMANYLPDLCCEIQELFNDGKYQEAEELSNRLCKINEKISGKGGVTAVKVAMNWLGYYGMEPRLPLLPLNENEIEEIRRILQEEGLLA; translated from the coding sequence ATGAGTATAAGAGAAAAACTTACAGGAGTATTTGCACCACTTGTAACTCCTTTTGTTAATCAAGAAATTGATTATGAAAAGTTGAAAGAGAATATTCAGAAATTAAATAGTTCTAAATTAAAAGGTTATTTATGCTTAGGAAGCAATGGCGAATTTAGAAGTTTAACAGATGAAGAGGCAATTAAAGTTATAAAGACAGTTGCAAAGAGTAAATCAAAAGATAAAACTTTACTTGCTGGCACAGGAAGAGAATCAGCATGGGCTACAATAGAATTTACTAAAAAAGTAGCAGATTTTGGAGTTGATTTTGCCAGTGTTCTTACACCTCATTATTTTGCTAGTAAAATGACTGATGAAGCATTAATCAAATTTTATACTGAAGTTGCTGATAAATCTCCTATTCCGATAACAATTTATTGCATTCCCAGATCTGCAAATGGAGTATTAATTTCTCCTCGAGCAATTTCTGTACTTGCGCAACATCCTAATATCGTTGGCATAAAAGATTCTTCAAAAGAAGATATAGGAAATTATGTAAATGCTGTACCTAAGGGAGCAGAGTTCTATGTACTTTCCGGCTCTATAAATAAATTTTTGGACGGTCTAAAAAAAGGAGCTATAGGCGGTGTTCTTTCAATGGCAAATTACCTGCCTGACCTTTGCTGTGAAATTCAAGAATTATTTAATGATGGCAAGTATCAAGAAGCAGAAGAACTAAGTAACAGACTTTGTAAAATTAATGAAAAAATATCCGGCAAAGGTGGAGTAACAGCTGTTAAAGTAGCAATGAATTGGTTAGGTTATTATGGAATGGAGCCAAGACTACCATTATTACCGTTAAATGAAAATGAAATTGAGGAAATTAGAAGAATTTTACAGGAAGAAGGGCTACTTGCATGA
- a CDS encoding class II fructose-bisphosphate aldolase, which yields MPLVTSKEMLIYARENGFAVGAFNAYNMEVVQAIIEAAEEENAPVIIQISEGAIAYGGEKSFAALIKVLAEEATVPVVCHLDHGVNFSTVIKALKAGFTSLMFDGSSLTFEENIEKTKKLVEIAHAAGIPLEGEIGKIPDAAHGPLSPEEVKKYLTTPEEALEFYEKTGVDSLAISVGSAHRMKVQSAQLDIERIARIKDKVKIPLVLHGASGVMDDSVIQAVKAGISKVNFATELNKAFTHALREKLSNNPDLVDVRKYGAVARENVKKTVKEKIQLLNATNKAPEILKLINKRSFAMGNKDVEAIE from the coding sequence ATGCCACTGGTAACAAGTAAAGAAATGCTTATTTATGCAAGAGAGAATGGATTTGCAGTAGGAGCTTTCAATGCTTATAACATGGAAGTGGTTCAAGCTATAATCGAGGCAGCTGAAGAGGAAAATGCCCCTGTGATAATTCAGATAAGTGAAGGAGCAATAGCATATGGGGGGGAGAAATCATTTGCGGCTCTAATTAAAGTATTAGCTGAGGAAGCTACAGTACCTGTAGTATGCCATTTAGACCATGGAGTAAACTTTTCTACAGTTATAAAAGCATTAAAAGCAGGATTTACATCACTTATGTTTGATGGGTCGTCTCTTACGTTTGAAGAGAATATAGAAAAAACAAAAAAATTAGTTGAAATAGCACATGCTGCGGGAATTCCTTTAGAAGGGGAAATTGGGAAAATACCTGATGCAGCTCATGGGCCCCTTTCTCCAGAGGAAGTAAAAAAATATCTTACGACTCCAGAAGAAGCTCTAGAATTTTATGAAAAGACAGGAGTAGATTCACTGGCGATTTCAGTGGGAAGCGCTCACAGAATGAAAGTTCAATCTGCGCAATTAGATATTGAAAGAATAGCACGAATAAAAGACAAGGTAAAAATACCATTAGTACTTCATGGTGCTTCTGGAGTAATGGATGACTCTGTTATTCAAGCAGTAAAAGCTGGGATTTCAAAAGTTAATTTTGCTACAGAATTAAATAAGGCTTTTACCCATGCTTTAAGGGAAAAATTATCAAATAACCCGGATTTAGTTGATGTTAGAAAATATGGTGCCGTAGCAAGAGAAAATGTAAAAAAGACTGTAAAAGAAAAAATACAACTATTGAATGCTACTAATAAAGCACCAGAGATATTAAAACTTATTAATAAAAGAAGTTTTGCAATGGGAAATAAAGATGTGGAAGCTATAGAATAA
- a CDS encoding PHP domain-containing protein, with amino-acid sequence MYILSFTEGSIAPGIVTTSPVKAKYDCDLHCHTTRSDGNDSPEELIINAAKSGLKVVAITDHDVPPPLYLDTSQGRISVKEFAHQHGVEIVLGIEFSCDTYVDDVHILGYRMDWENPLLAEVVERMRRSKTEAYRKLCEILTAKGMPIDYENEILKYIDENGNIRYRDPDEVERKHIFELMAKKGYAPSWKDAKIMVRDDPELNVRREKISPFDAIDLIKSCGGTAVLAHPFLIDEVIHYPDGRNLTREEYIERLINHGIDGMEARYLYSKTSYKGNLKDFEIEEYIRTKYSTKVKFFSGGSDYHADHKKGVSNPRHLGEAGVTLQEFNFIKEYLI; translated from the coding sequence TTGTATATATTATCTTTTACAGAAGGTTCAATAGCTCCAGGAATTGTGACTACTTCTCCAGTAAAGGCAAAGTATGATTGTGATTTGCACTGTCATACTACGCGCTCTGATGGAAATGATTCGCCGGAAGAATTGATTATTAATGCTGCTAAAAGTGGCCTTAAAGTTGTTGCAATTACAGACCATGACGTACCGCCTCCTCTTTATCTGGATACTTCTCAAGGTAGGATTAGCGTAAAGGAATTTGCACACCAGCATGGAGTAGAAATAGTATTAGGAATCGAATTTTCATGCGATACCTATGTAGATGATGTTCATATTTTAGGGTATCGCATGGATTGGGAAAATCCACTGTTAGCGGAAGTAGTAGAAAGGATGAGGAGAAGCAAAACAGAAGCATATAGAAAACTATGTGAAATACTTACTGCTAAGGGAATGCCAATTGACTATGAAAATGAGATATTAAAGTATATTGATGAAAATGGAAATATAAGATATAGAGATCCAGACGAAGTTGAAAGAAAACATATATTTGAATTAATGGCCAAAAAGGGATATGCACCATCATGGAAAGATGCGAAAATAATGGTTAGAGACGATCCTGAATTAAATGTAAGAAGGGAAAAAATAAGTCCATTTGATGCAATTGATTTAATAAAGTCATGTGGTGGAACGGCAGTACTAGCACATCCTTTTTTAATCGATGAAGTAATTCATTATCCCGATGGAAGAAATCTAACAAGAGAAGAATATATAGAAAGGCTTATAAACCATGGAATCGACGGTATGGAAGCGCGATATCTTTACAGCAAAACAAGCTATAAGGGAAATTTAAAAGATTTTGAAATTGAGGAGTATATTAGAACAAAATATTCTACAAAAGTAAAATTCTTTAGTGGGGGTTCAGATTATCATGCTGATCATAAAAAAGGAGTATCTAACCCAAGACATCTAGGTGAAGCAGGAGTTACATTACAGGAATTTAATTTCATAAAAGAATATCTAATATAA
- a CDS encoding HAD family hydrolase, with protein sequence MDIKAVIFDLDGTLIDSKKDIVIAANKAFSEFNLPTLSEKTLASFIGNGAEAVIKCGLGEKNIHMFDRVFSKFEKIYSESCTNYTSLFPGVKETLNFLKERKINIGIATLKCRTLTEKILKHFELDKYFSVVLCLEDVENIKPHSEIIEKLLKKINNISEETLYVGDSEVDVLCGKNAGVYTCAVTYGTGDLQSIVALQPDFIITNLTKLIFYYLKKLRKQIIN encoded by the coding sequence TTGGATATTAAAGCAGTTATTTTTGATTTAGATGGAACCCTTATAGATTCAAAAAAGGATATTGTTATAGCTGCGAATAAGGCATTTAGTGAATTTAATCTTCCCACTTTATCTGAAAAAACACTAGCATCTTTCATTGGCAACGGTGCTGAAGCAGTTATAAAGTGTGGTTTGGGAGAAAAAAATATTCATATGTTTGATAGAGTATTCAGCAAATTTGAAAAAATTTATAGTGAATCTTGTACTAATTATACTTCTTTATTTCCAGGAGTAAAAGAAACTTTAAACTTCTTAAAAGAAAGAAAAATTAATATTGGAATTGCTACTCTTAAGTGTAGAACTCTAACAGAAAAAATTTTAAAACATTTTGAACTTGATAAATATTTTTCAGTTGTATTGTGCTTGGAAGATGTCGAAAATATAAAGCCTCATTCAGAAATAATAGAGAAGCTATTGAAAAAAATAAATAATATTTCAGAGGAAACTTTATACGTTGGGGATTCTGAAGTAGATGTTTTGTGTGGGAAAAATGCGGGAGTTTATACCTGTGCTGTGACATATGGAACAGGTGATTTACAGTCTATAGTTGCTCTGCAGCCGGATTTTATAATTACCAACTTAACAAAATTAATATTTTATTATCTTAAAAAACTACGAAAACAAATTATTAATTAA
- the rpiB gene encoding ribose 5-phosphate isomerase B — MMKIILGSDHFGFDLKEVIKEHLQSKGIAVVDIGVYDKNPVDYPDIAVALAERVASGEFERGILICGTGIGMAIVANKVPGVRAAVCHDVYSAERARKSNDAQIMTMGGVIVGPELAKKLVDVWLESEFQGGRSLPKVEKIKMIDAKYRSMTK, encoded by the coding sequence ATGATGAAGATAATTTTGGGCAGTGATCATTTTGGTTTTGATTTAAAAGAAGTTATTAAAGAACATCTACAGTCTAAAGGAATTGCAGTAGTTGACATAGGGGTTTATGATAAAAATCCAGTGGATTATCCCGATATTGCTGTAGCACTTGCCGAAAGAGTTGCATCGGGAGAATTTGAAAGAGGAATTCTTATTTGTGGCACAGGGATAGGGATGGCTATTGTTGCCAATAAAGTGCCTGGAGTAAGAGCTGCAGTATGCCATGATGTGTATTCTGCAGAAAGAGCACGTAAAAGTAATGATGCACAAATTATGACTATGGGTGGAGTCATAGTAGGACCAGAACTAGCTAAAAAACTTGTAGATGTGTGGCTTGAGTCAGAATTTCAAGGAGGACGTTCTTTACCAAAAGTGGAGAAAATTAAAATGATAGATGCAAAATATCGCAGCATGACTAAATAA